The Allocatelliglobosispora scoriae genome contains a region encoding:
- a CDS encoding transglycosylase domain-containing protein codes for MANGPGQQTFGPDDHSEQPREAFGRAGVPVRPEPGGGSSPVGRARVRPVMPDDDAPPQPEPARTGRRPTAKALKSVKGWSKRRKILLSSFAALLIMMGVGAIVFTYYFDSVDGITPDKLPKSQITRIMASDGKQIAQLGTENRIDIDVAQLDKKVIHALIAGEDKDFFEHQGISYTGIARAAFNNSTGGERQGGSTLTQQYVKQATQNMEMSVSRKLREAVLARKLEDNYSKDQILGFYLNTVWFGRGATGVEKAAQAYFGKSAAKLTYEEAAVLGAVIRTPEPDYLADGTIDPNGNKGLDPEINPEAAKDRWGYVLNNMVEKKWLDQGERATAAYPKLIPRAQGTTSAEWGIKGSGTGNVINYVYDELNKMGIKRSDLKTGGYRVTTTIDSRMQTIAEAQIRKQLKLGKPNLMSALVATDPATGRVLAYYGGDDGTGHDYAGLNFEGGKPTGGHSPGSTMKVYTLAAALTDNISLKSTWDAREIKKVDATHPYTVKNAGRKDSEVARYCTPTDCSLETALVRSFNVPFFYVTQEIGPDKVIKTAQAAGINYLWDNDSVGYKLADQKGDWGRKPFDYPVGYGQYGITVLDHATGMATFANAGVYNTPHFVLKVEQHQLDGSYRVLPQFNEKLAPEKRIDAEVANEVAATMQEVVPTHNGWALDGGRDSAAKTGTWERGKTADNAHAWVVGFTKQIAVAVWVGNKGDELALKYANGDQINSGNMPGDIWHNFLNEASKGMPKLALPDETGTVGSDSRGNGVAPPSPSVSPSVEPSTSSSPEPEPEPSKSPSPLPIPSPSPSKPKIILPTKLPFAP; via the coding sequence ATGGCCAATGGACCTGGGCAGCAGACGTTCGGACCAGACGACCACAGCGAGCAGCCGCGCGAGGCGTTCGGCAGGGCTGGCGTACCCGTGCGGCCGGAGCCCGGTGGTGGTTCCTCGCCGGTCGGCCGCGCCCGCGTGCGCCCGGTCATGCCCGACGACGATGCCCCGCCGCAGCCGGAGCCTGCCCGGACCGGCCGCCGGCCGACGGCGAAGGCGCTCAAGAGCGTGAAGGGCTGGAGCAAGCGGCGCAAGATCCTGCTCTCCTCCTTCGCCGCGCTCCTCATCATGATGGGCGTCGGCGCGATCGTCTTCACCTACTACTTCGACAGCGTCGACGGGATCACGCCGGACAAGCTGCCCAAGTCGCAGATCACCCGGATCATGGCGAGCGACGGCAAGCAGATCGCGCAGCTCGGCACCGAGAACCGTATCGACATCGACGTCGCCCAACTCGACAAGAAGGTCATCCACGCCCTGATCGCGGGCGAGGACAAGGACTTCTTCGAGCACCAGGGCATCTCCTACACCGGCATCGCCCGCGCCGCCTTCAACAACAGCACCGGTGGCGAGCGCCAGGGCGGTTCGACGCTGACCCAGCAGTACGTCAAGCAGGCCACGCAGAACATGGAGATGTCGGTCAGCCGCAAGCTGCGCGAGGCGGTGCTCGCCCGCAAGCTGGAGGACAACTACTCCAAGGACCAGATCCTCGGCTTCTACCTCAACACCGTCTGGTTCGGCCGGGGCGCGACCGGTGTCGAGAAGGCAGCCCAGGCCTACTTCGGCAAGTCCGCCGCGAAGCTCACCTACGAGGAGGCCGCGGTGCTCGGCGCGGTCATCCGGACCCCCGAGCCCGATTACCTCGCCGACGGCACGATCGACCCCAACGGCAACAAGGGCCTGGACCCGGAGATCAACCCCGAGGCCGCCAAGGACCGCTGGGGCTACGTGCTCAACAACATGGTCGAGAAGAAGTGGCTCGACCAGGGCGAACGCGCCACCGCGGCCTACCCCAAGCTCATCCCGCGCGCCCAGGGCACCACCTCGGCGGAGTGGGGCATCAAGGGCTCCGGTACGGGCAACGTCATCAATTACGTCTACGACGAGCTCAACAAGATGGGGATCAAGCGTTCGGATCTGAAGACCGGTGGCTACCGGGTCACGACCACGATCGACAGCAGGATGCAGACGATCGCCGAGGCGCAGATCCGCAAGCAGCTCAAGCTGGGCAAGCCCAACCTGATGTCGGCGCTGGTCGCGACCGATCCGGCCACGGGCCGGGTGCTCGCCTACTACGGCGGCGACGACGGCACGGGTCACGACTACGCCGGGCTCAACTTCGAGGGCGGCAAGCCGACCGGCGGCCACTCCCCCGGCTCGACGATGAAGGTCTACACGCTCGCCGCCGCCCTCACCGACAACATCTCGCTGAAGTCCACCTGGGATGCCCGCGAGATCAAGAAGGTGGACGCCACCCATCCCTACACGGTCAAGAACGCCGGGCGTAAGGATTCCGAGGTCGCGAGGTACTGCACGCCGACGGACTGCTCGTTGGAGACGGCTCTGGTGCGCTCGTTCAACGTGCCGTTCTTCTACGTGACGCAGGAGATCGGTCCCGACAAGGTGATCAAGACCGCGCAGGCGGCCGGCATCAACTACCTCTGGGACAACGACAGCGTGGGCTACAAGCTCGCCGATCAGAAGGGCGACTGGGGCCGCAAGCCCTTCGACTACCCGGTCGGCTACGGCCAGTACGGCATCACCGTCCTCGATCACGCCACCGGAATGGCGACCTTCGCCAACGCCGGTGTCTACAACACACCGCACTTCGTCCTCAAGGTCGAGCAGCACCAGCTCGACGGGAGCTACCGCGTGCTGCCGCAGTTCAATGAGAAGCTCGCTCCGGAGAAGCGGATCGACGCCGAGGTCGCCAACGAGGTGGCCGCCACGATGCAGGAGGTCGTGCCGACCCACAACGGCTGGGCCCTGGACGGTGGCCGGGACTCGGCGGCGAAGACCGGGACCTGGGAGCGCGGCAAGACGGCCGACAACGCCCACGCCTGGGTGGTCGGCTTCACCAAGCAGATCGCCGTCGCCGTCTGGGTCGGCAACAAGGGCGATGAGCTGGCCCTGAAGTACGCGAACGGTGACCAGATCAACAGCGGAAACATGCCCGGGGACATCTGGCACAACTTCCTCAACGAGGCGAGCAAGGGCATGCCCAAGCTCGCCCTGCCCGACGAGACCGGGACCGTCGGCTCCGACAGCCGTGGCAACGGCGTCGCGCCGCCGTCCCCGTCGGTGAGCCCGAGCGTCGAGCCGTCCACGAGCAGCAGCCCGGAGCCGGAACCGGAGCCGAGCAAGAGCCCGTCGCCGCTGCCGATCCCCAGTCCGTCGCCGAGCAAGCCGAAGATCATCCTGCCGACGAAGCTGCCGTTCGCACCCTGA
- a CDS encoding FUSC family protein — MQVSAAVSSRYHRARASLGLAVQAAIAAGIAWFISFHLLHHSMPFFAPISAVIVLAVSVGQRMRRATEVVLGNAFGILFGEVLVTVIGRGAWQVSLAVLIAILAAIVLGGSPALVGQSASSAVLVVTFAPGTQEYFFSRFVDAMVGGGVGLAVMALLLPLNPLTVVARACGPILDAIESGLIATAKALTERDAGEAQRALAALREAEPKLRAFADAITAGKEIAAFAPIRWGKRGALLQYVDAYDHIARTLRNSRVLTRRSISAISDDEPLPETLPAAVHALSAATARLRAELADAAEPEGTREDAIKAVRAGVEAYATGIGFSGSVIIAQIRSIASDLLQASGLSHDETAATLRTHRLRT; from the coding sequence ATGCAGGTGAGTGCCGCGGTGTCGAGTCGCTATCACCGCGCTCGGGCGAGCCTGGGGCTCGCGGTGCAGGCGGCGATCGCGGCGGGCATCGCCTGGTTCATCTCGTTCCACCTGCTGCACCACTCGATGCCGTTCTTCGCGCCGATCTCCGCGGTGATCGTGCTCGCCGTCTCGGTCGGGCAGCGTATGCGGCGGGCGACCGAGGTCGTGCTCGGCAACGCTTTCGGCATCCTCTTCGGCGAGGTACTGGTCACCGTGATCGGCCGGGGCGCGTGGCAGGTCAGCCTCGCCGTGCTGATCGCGATCCTCGCGGCGATCGTGCTCGGCGGCAGCCCGGCGCTCGTCGGCCAGTCGGCCTCATCGGCGGTGCTGGTGGTGACGTTCGCGCCGGGTACGCAGGAGTACTTCTTCAGCCGCTTCGTCGACGCGATGGTCGGCGGCGGTGTCGGGCTCGCCGTGATGGCGCTGCTGCTGCCGCTCAACCCGCTGACCGTGGTCGCGCGGGCCTGCGGGCCGATCCTCGACGCGATCGAGTCGGGACTGATCGCCACGGCGAAGGCGCTCACCGAGCGTGACGCGGGCGAGGCGCAGCGGGCACTCGCCGCGCTGCGGGAGGCCGAGCCGAAGCTGCGCGCCTTCGCCGACGCGATCACCGCGGGCAAGGAGATCGCGGCGTTCGCGCCGATCCGCTGGGGCAAGCGGGGTGCCCTGCTGCAGTATGTCGATGCCTATGATCACATCGCGCGTACGCTGCGCAACTCCCGCGTGCTGACCCGCCGCAGCATCAGCGCGATCAGCGACGACGAACCGCTCCCCGAAACGCTCCCCGCCGCGGTGCACGCGCTGAGCGCCGCAACGGCCCGGCTGCGGGCCGAGTTGGCCGACGCCGCGGAGCCGGAGGGCACGCGGGAGGACGCGATCAAGGCGGTCCGAGCCGGCGTGGAAGCCTATGCGACCGGCATCGGCTTCTCCGGCAGCGTGATCATCGCCCAGATCCGCTCGATCGCCAGCGATCTGTTGCAGGCGAGCGGCCTGTCCCACGACGAGACGGCAGCAACCCTCCGCACCCACCGCCTCCGCACGTAG
- a CDS encoding PrsW family intramembrane metalloprotease yields MADVTPQTAPFPAPMPPPTDQPSPGLWRRFWAVLVRRQRILSIVLVVSVLAAGAIGISFILGNALSPQALIVGIVASMLPVPILVACFLWLDRYEPEPTIYLLFCFAWGAVIATTVSANVNTIAAGFAERVHLPDALVAVLVAPFIEESTKALGPLLILWFRRREISGIVDGLVYCGMSATGFAMVENILYLGKHSYQTGVEQYGQATGVQLLLLTFIIRVPLSGFAHPLFTAFTGIGIGLSARSAHAWVRWLAPIAGLIVAMMLHGTWNLIPSLVQATGEQFLLLYGYFAIEVPIFLGMVGFALWLRGHEGRITVRVLPAYAMAGWFTPPEVAALASLGRRHAARVWAKRVAGDAGRKAMKAFQVSATKLALVRDGIDRGLSTSPKLAARAAEEERELLTRITDARAVFVGRDPQTPRGTWNGTSYELVFPDGVTRTVAAPPEPVVPVPVPLAPAPQPHFAYGGYQPQQGYPGQAPYPGHSGYPSHPGAQLGHPQTQAQPGYAQPQALGYPQPQARPGYPQAQPAYPQSQPGYPQPQPQAQSGYPEARPGYPAQPEYPAQPDYPELPDYPQQFGNPPQSGDPGGTTGGDSAQQGNPPQPGDAP; encoded by the coding sequence ATGGCCGATGTGACCCCGCAGACAGCTCCGTTCCCGGCGCCGATGCCGCCGCCGACGGACCAGCCGAGCCCGGGTCTGTGGCGGCGCTTCTGGGCCGTGCTGGTCCGGCGGCAGCGGATCCTCTCGATCGTGCTGGTCGTGAGCGTGCTCGCGGCGGGTGCGATCGGCATCTCCTTCATCCTCGGCAACGCGCTCAGCCCGCAGGCGCTGATCGTCGGCATCGTCGCCTCGATGCTGCCGGTGCCGATCCTGGTCGCGTGTTTCCTGTGGCTCGACCGGTACGAGCCGGAACCCACGATCTACCTGCTCTTCTGCTTCGCCTGGGGTGCGGTCATCGCGACCACCGTCTCCGCCAACGTCAACACCATCGCCGCCGGCTTCGCCGAGCGGGTGCACCTGCCCGACGCGCTCGTCGCCGTGCTCGTGGCGCCCTTCATCGAGGAGTCGACGAAGGCGCTGGGTCCGCTGCTGATCCTGTGGTTCCGCCGACGGGAGATCTCCGGGATCGTCGACGGCCTCGTCTACTGCGGGATGTCGGCGACCGGCTTCGCGATGGTGGAGAACATCCTCTACCTGGGCAAGCACAGCTACCAGACCGGTGTCGAGCAGTACGGTCAGGCCACCGGCGTCCAGCTCCTGCTGCTGACCTTCATCATCCGGGTGCCGCTGTCCGGCTTCGCGCACCCGCTCTTCACCGCCTTCACCGGCATCGGCATCGGCCTGTCGGCCCGCTCCGCCCACGCCTGGGTGCGCTGGCTCGCCCCGATCGCCGGTCTCATCGTGGCGATGATGCTGCACGGCACGTGGAACCTCATCCCGTCGCTGGTCCAGGCGACCGGGGAACAGTTCCTGCTGCTCTACGGATACTTCGCGATAGAAGTGCCGATCTTCCTCGGCATGGTCGGGTTCGCCCTGTGGCTGCGCGGGCATGAGGGGCGGATCACCGTGCGGGTGCTCCCGGCGTACGCCATGGCGGGCTGGTTCACGCCGCCCGAGGTGGCGGCGCTCGCCTCGCTCGGACGCCGGCACGCGGCGCGGGTGTGGGCGAAGCGGGTCGCCGGTGATGCCGGACGCAAGGCGATGAAGGCGTTTCAGGTCTCGGCGACGAAGCTCGCCCTGGTCCGCGACGGCATCGATCGCGGGCTGAGCACCAGCCCCAAGCTCGCAGCGCGGGCAGCCGAGGAGGAGCGGGAGCTGCTGACCCGGATCACCGATGCGCGGGCCGTCTTCGTCGGCCGTGACCCGCAGACCCCCCGGGGGACGTGGAACGGCACCTCCTATGAGCTGGTCTTCCCGGACGGGGTGACCCGGACCGTGGCAGCACCGCCGGAGCCGGTCGTGCCGGTCCCGGTGCCGCTGGCACCGGCACCGCAGCCGCACTTCGCCTACGGCGGATACCAGCCCCAGCAGGGCTACCCGGGTCAGGCGCCCTACCCGGGACACTCCGGTTATCCGAGCCACCCGGGCGCCCAGCTTGGCCACCCGCAGACCCAGGCTCAGCCTGGCTACGCGCAGCCGCAGGCTCTCGGCTACCCGCAGCCGCAGGCTCGGCCGGGTTATCCGCAGGCTCAGCCTGCCTACCCACAGAGCCAGCCCGGTTACCCGCAGCCGCAGCCGCAGGCCCAGTCCGGCTACCCGGAGGCTCGACCGGGTTACCCGGCCCAGCCTGAATATCCAGCTCAGCCCGACTATCCGGAGCTGCCGGATTATCCGCAGCAGTTCGGCAATCCGCCGCAGTCAGGCGACCCGGGGGGCACCACCGGCGGCGATTCCGCGCAGCAGGGCAACCCGCCGCAGCCAGGCGACGCCCCGTAG
- a CDS encoding AI-2E family transporter has product MGRFEQARENIRRAYEAGRASVRAARAEQTRRYEETQFEPEEPTAAAIVHNSTTSRDDAEVPGGLRVAAAWSWRLLIVGALAWFVLYGIVMLSTVVIPLIIALLLAALFSPAVSWLRQIGLNRSIATTIVVIAGIALVAGTLTAVISSFVTGLPEVTTNAKEGLREVENWMRHKPLNLTDLQFTKIGDAAQKWFDDNRDAVTTGFISTATTTLHVLAGFFLVLFSLFFLLRDGRQIWRFFVGLMPAATREPLDFAGIAAWHSLVSYVRATIIVAFIDAVGIYIAMVILDVPLKEALAALVFLFSFVPILGATISGTIAVLVALVAKDPLTALILLAAVIGVQQFEGHVLQPLIMGRAVAIHPLAVILAIAGGLVIAGIIGALIAVPMIAMLNTGIRALVARRRAASPEALAEAALPTAT; this is encoded by the coding sequence ATGGGACGTTTCGAGCAGGCTCGGGAGAACATCCGGCGGGCATATGAGGCGGGGCGGGCCAGCGTGCGTGCGGCTCGGGCCGAGCAGACCCGGCGCTACGAGGAGACCCAGTTCGAGCCCGAGGAGCCGACCGCCGCGGCGATCGTGCACAACTCGACGACGAGTCGCGACGACGCGGAGGTCCCCGGTGGACTGCGGGTCGCCGCCGCGTGGTCCTGGCGCCTGCTGATCGTCGGCGCGCTCGCCTGGTTCGTGCTCTACGGCATCGTCATGCTCTCCACCGTCGTGATCCCGCTGATCATCGCGCTGCTGCTCGCCGCGCTCTTCTCGCCGGCCGTGTCGTGGCTGCGGCAGATCGGGCTCAACCGGTCGATCGCCACCACGATCGTCGTGATCGCCGGGATCGCGCTGGTCGCGGGCACGCTCACCGCGGTCATCAGCTCCTTCGTGACCGGGCTGCCCGAGGTGACCACCAACGCCAAGGAGGGTCTCCGCGAGGTCGAGAACTGGATGCGCCACAAGCCGCTCAACCTCACCGACCTGCAGTTCACCAAGATCGGCGACGCCGCGCAGAAGTGGTTCGACGACAACCGCGACGCCGTCACCACCGGCTTCATCTCCACCGCGACGACGACGTTGCACGTGCTCGCCGGCTTCTTCCTGGTGCTCTTCTCGCTCTTCTTCCTGCTGCGCGACGGCCGCCAGATCTGGCGCTTCTTCGTCGGGCTGATGCCGGCCGCCACGCGCGAGCCGCTCGACTTCGCGGGCATCGCCGCGTGGCACTCGCTCGTCTCCTACGTACGCGCGACGATCATCGTGGCCTTCATCGACGCCGTCGGCATCTACATCGCCATGGTGATCCTCGACGTGCCGCTCAAGGAGGCGCTCGCCGCGCTCGTCTTCCTCTTCTCCTTCGTGCCGATCCTCGGCGCCACGATCTCCGGGACCATCGCCGTCCTCGTGGCGCTGGTGGCGAAGGACCCGCTGACGGCACTCATCCTGCTCGCCGCCGTGATCGGGGTGCAGCAGTTCGAGGGGCACGTACTCCAGCCGCTGATCATGGGCCGGGCGGTCGCGATCCACCCGCTGGCTGTGATCCTCGCCATCGCGGGCGGGCTCGTGATCGCGGGGATCATCGGGGCGCTGATCGCCGTACCGATGATCGCGATGCTCAACACCGGCATCCGAGCGCTGGTCGCACGGAGGCGAGCGGCCTCCCCGGAGGCGCTCGCCGAGGCGGCGTTACCTACCGCGACATAG
- a CDS encoding ATP-dependent DNA helicase, with amino-acid sequence MTQAIVDAMAGGHHLLVQAGTGTGKSLAYLSPALTVNGPAVISTATLALQSQLVDHDLPRMADSAAKLLGRRPTFAVLKGRHHYLCLAKLEHSSDEEPDDGLFDVAAVPSDKPSGPKLTWVGEAGKLGKQIARIRDWAMETETGDRDELDPGVDEVVWRQVSMPARECVGAMRCPYGPECFAEASRERAREADVVVTNHSLLAFDMMAGRHIVPPHKLLIIDEAHELADRVSGAAQAELTAESIDRAARTARAIIDPEDYESLVTAADSLTLGLTATQPGRLVGDLPQGLLEACTILDGATSRALRKIGEVKADDPDPVRKQQSKSVLTDLNTTAQRLLAFEDHDVAWVEVEPRRSLMVAPLSVANLLGEKLFDERTVVATSATLALGGKFETVARGLGLPGNPAKDAGPKWTSLDVGSPFDYPKQGILYVAAHLPRPAASGLPDPAGVELLALIEALGGRTLGLFSSRRAATQAAELVRGKTNLTVLLQGDEALPLLVRRFREERSSCLFGVMSLWQGVDVPGDACQLVVIDRLPFPRPDEPLSAARSAVVDATGGSGFSAVSVPIAAVRLAQGVGRLIRSTSDKGVVAVLDSRLETAKGYGAFLRASLPPFWYTTKQEAALGALRRLGAS; translated from the coding sequence ATGACGCAGGCCATCGTCGACGCGATGGCGGGCGGGCACCATCTTCTCGTCCAAGCCGGCACCGGGACCGGGAAGTCGCTGGCCTACCTGTCGCCCGCGCTGACCGTCAACGGTCCGGCGGTCATCTCGACGGCCACCCTGGCGCTCCAGTCCCAGCTGGTCGACCACGACCTGCCGAGGATGGCCGACAGCGCCGCCAAGCTGCTCGGCCGGCGGCCCACCTTCGCCGTGCTCAAGGGGCGCCACCACTACCTCTGCCTAGCCAAGCTGGAGCACTCCTCCGACGAGGAGCCCGACGACGGCCTCTTCGATGTCGCCGCGGTCCCGTCCGACAAGCCGAGCGGACCCAAGCTGACCTGGGTCGGCGAGGCGGGCAAGCTCGGCAAGCAGATCGCCCGGATCCGCGACTGGGCGATGGAGACCGAGACCGGCGACCGCGACGAGCTCGACCCCGGTGTCGACGAGGTCGTCTGGCGGCAGGTGAGCATGCCGGCCCGCGAGTGCGTCGGTGCGATGCGCTGCCCCTACGGCCCGGAGTGCTTCGCCGAGGCGTCCCGCGAGCGGGCCCGCGAGGCCGATGTCGTCGTCACCAACCACTCGCTGCTCGCCTTCGACATGATGGCCGGGCGGCACATCGTCCCGCCGCACAAGCTGCTCATCATCGACGAGGCGCACGAGCTCGCCGACCGGGTCTCCGGCGCCGCGCAGGCCGAGCTCACCGCCGAGAGCATCGACCGGGCGGCGCGGACGGCACGGGCGATCATCGACCCCGAGGACTACGAGTCCCTCGTCACGGCGGCCGACTCGCTCACGCTCGGGCTCACCGCCACCCAGCCGGGCCGCCTCGTCGGCGATCTGCCGCAGGGGCTGCTGGAGGCGTGCACGATCCTCGACGGCGCCACCAGCCGGGCGCTGCGCAAGATCGGCGAGGTCAAGGCAGACGACCCCGACCCGGTTCGCAAGCAGCAGTCCAAGTCGGTCCTCACCGACCTCAACACCACCGCGCAGCGGCTGCTCGCCTTCGAGGACCACGACGTCGCCTGGGTCGAGGTGGAGCCCCGCCGATCGCTCATGGTCGCGCCGCTCTCCGTCGCCAACCTCCTCGGCGAGAAGCTCTTCGACGAGCGCACGGTCGTCGCCACCTCGGCGACCCTGGCGCTCGGCGGCAAGTTCGAGACCGTCGCCCGAGGGCTCGGGCTGCCCGGCAACCCGGCCAAGGACGCGGGACCCAAGTGGACCTCGCTCGATGTCGGCTCGCCCTTCGACTATCCCAAGCAGGGCATCCTCTATGTGGCGGCGCACCTGCCCCGTCCCGCCGCCAGCGGGCTGCCCGACCCCGCCGGGGTGGAGCTGCTCGCGCTGATCGAGGCGCTCGGTGGGCGTACCCTCGGATTGTTCTCCTCGCGACGCGCCGCGACGCAGGCGGCGGAGCTGGTGCGCGGCAAGACCAACCTCACCGTGCTCCTGCAGGGTGACGAGGCGCTGCCGCTGCTCGTGCGGCGCTTCCGCGAGGAGCGGTCGAGCTGCCTCTTCGGCGTCATGTCGCTCTGGCAGGGCGTCGACGTGCCCGGTGACGCGTGCCAGCTCGTCGTCATCGACCGGCTGCCCTTCCCGCGCCCGGACGAGCCGCTCTCCGCCGCTCGCTCCGCGGTGGTCGACGCGACGGGCGGCTCCGGCTTCAGCGCGGTCAGCGTGCCGATCGCGGCGGTCCGGCTCGCGCAGGGCGTCGGCCGGTTGATCCGCTCCACCTCGGACAAGGGTGTGGTGGCGGTCCTCGACTCCCGGCTGGAGACCGCGAAGGGCTACGGCGCCTTCCTGCGGGCCAGCCTGCCGCCGTTCTGGTATACGACCAAGCAGGAGGCCGCCCTCGGTGCGCTCCGGCGCCTCGGCGCCAGCTGA
- a CDS encoding HD domain-containing protein: MGVTDAAFANAVREAGGHPTDAAVRAVHAELLARWSEPQRHYHTVDHLSSMLSLVEDPVVALAVWGHDVVYDPRATGDTNEERSAQLITGLLQRCAVPAAVVVEVARLVRLTAAHAVDPADDRGIALADADLAILAGPPAAYDRYVAAVRAEYAHVPDDLWRAGRGAVLQRLLALPRLFHRSPGLESPARANLTRELAGLAQDPRNS; this comes from the coding sequence ATGGGCGTAACGGATGCCGCGTTCGCGAACGCCGTCCGCGAGGCGGGCGGTCACCCGACCGATGCCGCCGTGCGGGCGGTCCACGCCGAACTGCTGGCGCGCTGGTCGGAGCCGCAGCGGCACTACCACACAGTTGATCATCTGTCGTCGATGCTGTCACTTGTGGAGGATCCCGTCGTCGCGCTCGCGGTCTGGGGGCACGACGTCGTCTATGACCCGCGCGCCACCGGCGACACGAACGAAGAGCGCAGCGCCCAGCTGATCACCGGCTTACTGCAGCGCTGCGCCGTTCCGGCTGCGGTCGTGGTCGAGGTCGCCCGTCTGGTACGCCTGACGGCCGCCCACGCCGTCGACCCCGCCGACGACCGGGGCATCGCCCTCGCCGACGCCGACCTGGCGATCCTGGCCGGCCCTCCGGCTGCCTATGACCGCTATGTCGCCGCGGTCCGCGCCGAATACGCCCACGTCCCGGACGACCTCTGGCGGGCAGGCCGGGGTGCGGTCCTGCAGCGCTTGCTCGCCCTCCCCCGACTCTTCCACCGAAGCCCGGGCCTGGAGTCGCCGGCCAGGGCCAACCTCACCCGCGAGCTGGCCGGCCTGGCCCAAGATCCCCGCAACTCTTGA
- a CDS encoding aminotransferase class V-fold PLP-dependent enzyme — translation MTSVVTSTPSAAEVAALVEPGSGPRVLGVPGQINLDYAATAPCARAAADAVAELLPWYASVHRGAGALSQRCTLEYERARQTVGDFVGARADDYVIFTRNTTDALNLLAHVVPAGTIVVTFAGEHHANLLPWRNTCRLPVPASPAEAIRSLYAALAELRRGGGTEEILVSVTGASNVTGELWPIRELAAAAKRFGARIAVDAAQLAPHVAVDIAELDVDFLALSGHKLYAPFGAGVLVGRSDWLDAAEPYLFGGGASARVGDTTSDVRWAQGPARHEAGTPNLLGAVALAAVCTELEAADRDRLEREEQELLARLRSGLAAIEGVAELRTFGADAPRLGIVSFAVAGRESAEITAALARGHDIGVRDGLFCAHPLARRLLTEAATREGWARPATTAIRASIGLGTTREHVTAFLSALTTILTTPPAP, via the coding sequence ATGACCAGTGTCGTCACGTCCACCCCCTCCGCGGCCGAGGTCGCCGCACTCGTCGAGCCGGGCTCCGGGCCGCGCGTGCTCGGCGTACCCGGCCAGATCAACCTGGACTATGCGGCGACCGCGCCGTGCGCGCGGGCCGCGGCCGACGCGGTGGCCGAGCTTCTGCCCTGGTACGCCAGCGTGCACCGCGGTGCCGGCGCGCTCTCCCAGCGGTGCACCCTCGAGTACGAGCGGGCTCGGCAGACCGTCGGCGACTTCGTGGGCGCCCGCGCCGACGACTACGTGATCTTCACCAGGAACACGACCGACGCCCTGAACCTGCTGGCCCACGTCGTGCCGGCCGGGACGATCGTGGTCACCTTCGCGGGCGAGCACCACGCCAACCTGCTGCCGTGGCGCAACACCTGCCGCCTGCCGGTGCCCGCCTCGCCCGCCGAGGCGATCCGGTCGCTCTATGCCGCCCTCGCCGAGCTGCGGCGCGGCGGCGGCACCGAGGAGATCCTCGTCTCGGTCACCGGTGCCAGCAACGTCACCGGCGAGCTGTGGCCGATCCGCGAGCTCGCCGCCGCCGCGAAGCGCTTCGGTGCCCGGATCGCGGTGGACGCCGCGCAGCTCGCGCCGCATGTCGCGGTCGACATCGCCGAGCTCGACGTCGATTTCCTGGCGCTCTCCGGACACAAGCTCTACGCGCCGTTCGGTGCCGGTGTGCTCGTCGGGCGGTCGGACTGGCTCGATGCCGCCGAGCCCTACCTCTTCGGGGGCGGCGCGAGTGCCCGGGTCGGCGACACCACCTCCGATGTGCGCTGGGCGCAGGGCCCGGCCCGGCACGAGGCCGGTACGCCGAACCTGCTCGGCGCCGTCGCGCTCGCCGCCGTCTGCACCGAGCTGGAGGCGGCCGACCGTGATCGGCTGGAGCGCGAGGAGCAGGAGCTGCTGGCGCGGCTGCGGTCCGGGCTCGCCGCGATCGAGGGCGTGGCCGAGCTGCGTACCTTCGGTGCCGACGCGCCCCGGCTGGGGATCGTCTCCTTCGCGGTCGCCGGTCGGGAGTCGGCGGAGATCACCGCCGCGCTGGCCCGGGGGCATGACATCGGCGTACGCGATGGGCTGTTCTGTGCCCACCCGCTCGCCCGCCGCCTGCTGACGGAGGCCGCCACCCGCGAGGGCTGGGCACGCCCCGCCACCACCGCGATCCGCGCCTCCATCGGCCTGGGCACGACCCGCGAGCACGTGACCGCGTTCCTAAGCGCCCTAACGACGATCCTGACCACTCCCCCTGCCCCTTAA
- a CDS encoding GroES family chaperonin has protein sequence MSDTTTADAGLPIRLLHDRVLVRIDGPEGERRSAAGIVIPATAEVAHRLAWATAVAVGPHVRSIVTGDRVLFDPDDRSEVELHGRGYILLRERDVHAVAATRIEDSGTGLYL, from the coding sequence GTGAGCGACACGACCACCGCCGACGCCGGCCTGCCCATTCGCCTGCTGCACGACCGCGTGCTGGTCCGCATCGACGGCCCCGAGGGCGAGCGCCGATCGGCCGCCGGGATCGTCATCCCGGCGACGGCGGAGGTGGCGCACCGGCTCGCCTGGGCGACCGCGGTCGCGGTCGGTCCGCACGTCCGCTCCATCGTCACCGGCGACCGGGTCCTCTTCGACCCCGACGACCGCTCCGAGGTGGAGCTGCACGGTCGCGGCTACATCCTGCTCCGCGAGCGCGACGTCCACGCCGTCGCCGCCACCCGCATCGAGGACAGCGGCACCGGCCTTTACCTGTGA